One window of Neptuniibacter halophilus genomic DNA carries:
- the speB gene encoding agmatinase encodes MTFMQFPQLRDLQTSDAEVIVSGVPYDMSTSGRPGARFGPEGIRSASANLSWEGARWPWNFALDDHLNVEDAGNVYFKHGEPQTLVDNLEAHISKIMEADKSALTFGGDHFITLPILRAYAKKHGPIAVIHFDAHTDTYSGGTKYDHGTLFHHAVNEGLIDTEHSLQIGIRTAYDTEGHPFEVLDAAWVNGNGPEATLERIRKRVADKKVYVSFDIDGLDPAFAPGTGTPVSAGMSIDTALKVIRGMKGLNLIGMDVVEVAPAYDNSDITSLAGATLALEYLYVLAANQGAGGDYLSK; translated from the coding sequence ATGACTTTTATGCAGTTTCCTCAGCTACGGGATCTGCAGACGAGTGATGCGGAAGTCATTGTCAGCGGCGTGCCTTACGATATGTCCACTTCCGGCCGCCCGGGTGCTCGCTTCGGACCTGAAGGGATCCGTTCAGCTTCTGCCAACCTGTCATGGGAAGGCGCGCGCTGGCCGTGGAATTTTGCTCTGGATGATCACCTGAACGTAGAAGATGCAGGTAACGTTTACTTCAAGCATGGTGAGCCGCAGACGCTGGTAGATAATCTGGAAGCGCATATCAGCAAGATTATGGAAGCGGACAAATCCGCGCTGACCTTCGGTGGTGATCACTTTATTACCCTGCCGATTCTGCGTGCTTACGCGAAAAAGCATGGCCCGATTGCGGTGATCCACTTTGATGCACACACCGATACCTATTCCGGTGGCACTAAGTATGACCACGGTACGCTGTTCCATCATGCGGTCAATGAAGGTCTGATCGACACTGAGCACTCTCTGCAGATCGGTATCCGTACCGCTTACGATACAGAAGGTCACCCATTTGAAGTACTGGATGCGGCCTGGGTGAATGGCAACGGTCCGGAAGCTACGCTGGAGCGTATCCGCAAACGTGTGGCCGATAAGAAAGTTTATGTCAGCTTCGATATCGACGGTCTGGATCCGGCGTTTGCTCCGGGTACAGGTACCCCGGTTTCTGCAGGCATGAGCATCGATACTGCGCTGAAAGTGATTCGTGGTATGAAAGGTCTGAACCTGATCGGTATGGATGTGGTTGAAGTGGCACCGGCCTACGATAACTCCGATATTACCTCTCTGGCAGGCGCTACGCTGGCACTGGAATACCTCTACGTACTGGCAGCCAATCAGGGCGCAGGCGGGGACTACCTGTCTAAATAA
- a CDS encoding LysR family transcriptional regulator: MKLLRQFDLNLLVLFEALISECHVTRAAEKVFLSQSAMSHALNRLRELLDDPLLVRTENGLQPTPRALQMLPQVRQALQLVGRTLEPPAPFDPASSSRTFRIASTDYFETVVFPDWFSQLRQRAPHIQVEIALIAVETASSHLQQGQIDLIVGMEAGQSLPKHLLVEDWISERQTCLSAAANHQIGDQLSLDEYLEQPHILFFDLEGETSSGVDHWLTRLGKTRQPIARATNYTAAARLATHTDALITLPSRMGELFAEMLPLKRVEPPAELPAIDMTIVSHPLYAEDPAIIWLKEEIQAFGQRLIRR, translated from the coding sequence ATGAAACTCCTGCGACAGTTTGACCTCAATCTGCTGGTATTGTTTGAAGCCCTGATCAGCGAATGCCATGTAACCCGGGCTGCGGAAAAGGTATTTCTCAGCCAGTCTGCCATGAGCCACGCCCTGAACCGTTTACGTGAACTACTCGACGACCCTTTACTGGTACGCACCGAGAACGGCCTTCAGCCCACCCCCAGAGCCTTACAGATGCTGCCTCAGGTGCGACAGGCGCTACAGTTAGTTGGCAGAACGCTGGAACCCCCTGCCCCCTTTGATCCGGCCAGCAGCAGCCGGACCTTCCGCATCGCCAGCACCGACTACTTTGAAACCGTTGTCTTCCCGGACTGGTTCAGCCAGTTGCGCCAACGGGCACCTCATATTCAGGTTGAGATCGCCCTGATTGCCGTTGAAACCGCCAGTAGCCATCTGCAGCAGGGGCAGATCGATCTGATTGTGGGTATGGAAGCGGGTCAGTCACTGCCTAAGCATCTGCTGGTAGAAGACTGGATAAGCGAGCGCCAGACCTGCCTCAGCGCGGCGGCCAATCACCAGATCGGCGACCAGCTCAGCCTCGATGAGTATCTGGAACAGCCGCATATTCTGTTTTTTGATCTGGAGGGAGAAACCAGTAGCGGGGTCGATCACTGGCTGACCCGGCTGGGTAAAACCCGCCAGCCGATTGCCCGCGCTACCAACTATACGGCAGCAGCGAGGCTGGCGACGCATACCGATGCACTGATCACGCTGCCCTCTCGTATGGGCGAGCTGTTTGCCGAAATGCTGCCGCTGAAACGGGTGGAACCGCCCGCAGAGCTACCGGCTATCGACATGACCATTGTCAGCCATCCATTGTATGCAGAAGACCCGGCGATTATCTGGTTGAAAGAAGAAATTCAGGCGTTTGGTCAGCGGCTGATCCGCCGCTGA
- the lhgO gene encoding L-2-hydroxyglutarate oxidase, protein MIYDYLIIGGGIVGASTAWQLKQRYPDKSVLLVEKEAAYAMHQTGHNSGVIHAGVYYAPGSLKAKFCKEGVAATIKFCEEQNIPYDQCGKLLVATNELERERMLALFERCQTNGIEVELLDQQQLNALEPDITGVGAIKVNTTGIVDYQKVTTAMAKCFEQLGGETRLNTRVVGMQETADLIRLDVETQGRSEQIESRFVITCSGLMADRTTRMLGIKTDFQIIPFRGEYYQLGPEHNQIVKHLIYPIPDPDLPFLGVHLTRMIDGSVTVGPNAVQGWKREGYGRINISLRDLLDMFRFSGFWKVLCAHFRVGLVETRNSWWKPGYLKTVQKYCPKLKLSDLKPYPAGIRAQAVMADGSLVHDFLFAESPRSLHVCNAPSPAATSSIPIGNYICDKVAEKLGAE, encoded by the coding sequence ATGATTTACGATTATCTGATTATTGGCGGCGGGATTGTCGGCGCTTCAACCGCCTGGCAACTGAAGCAGCGTTACCCCGATAAATCGGTGCTGCTGGTTGAGAAAGAAGCGGCGTATGCTATGCACCAGACCGGTCATAACAGCGGTGTGATCCATGCCGGTGTCTATTACGCGCCGGGCAGTCTTAAAGCTAAATTCTGTAAAGAGGGCGTGGCTGCGACGATCAAATTCTGCGAAGAGCAGAATATCCCTTACGATCAATGCGGTAAGTTGCTGGTGGCAACCAACGAGCTGGAGCGGGAACGGATGCTGGCCCTGTTCGAGCGTTGTCAGACCAATGGCATTGAGGTGGAGCTGCTGGATCAGCAGCAGCTTAACGCGCTGGAACCGGACATCACCGGGGTTGGGGCGATTAAGGTCAACACGACCGGGATTGTCGATTATCAGAAAGTCACCACGGCGATGGCGAAATGCTTTGAGCAGTTGGGTGGCGAAACGCGCCTCAATACCCGGGTGGTCGGGATGCAGGAAACGGCGGATCTGATCCGGCTGGATGTTGAAACTCAGGGCCGCAGCGAACAGATTGAAAGTCGCTTTGTGATTACCTGTTCCGGTCTGATGGCGGATCGCACGACGCGTATGCTGGGCATCAAGACCGATTTTCAGATCATTCCGTTCCGGGGTGAATATTATCAGTTGGGCCCGGAACACAACCAGATTGTTAAACATCTGATCTACCCGATCCCCGACCCGGATTTGCCGTTCCTCGGCGTTCACCTGACCCGGATGATCGATGGTTCGGTGACGGTTGGGCCGAATGCGGTGCAGGGCTGGAAACGTGAGGGCTATGGGCGGATTAATATCAGCCTGCGAGACCTGCTGGATATGTTCCGTTTCAGTGGATTCTGGAAGGTGCTGTGTGCTCACTTCAGGGTGGGTCTGGTGGAGACCCGTAACTCCTGGTGGAAGCCGGGTTACCTGAAAACTGTGCAGAAATACTGCCCTAAGCTGAAACTGTCCGATCTTAAGCCGTATCCTGCCGGTATTCGGGCTCAGGCGGTGATGGCCGATGGCTCGCTGGTGCATGACTTTCTGTTTGCGGAAAGTCCGCGCAGCCTGCATGTCTGTAACGCGCCGTCTCCGGCTGCTACCTCGTCGATTCCGATCGGCAATTATATCTGCGACAAGGTCGCCGAGAAGCTTGGCGCGGAGTAA
- the glaH gene encoding glutarate dioxygenase GlaH yields the protein MSAIEKLQANSAETSGFSVHSFAANQRLQVVTLSEQVLNRFETETRQWGVQALEYKPFLRFAIADKLDQLCSGELGECLNRIMRNRDQAGFLLQYEGQAEDDQTELNVKLSTAVSHLIGMPNFDSMYGKYYARFTVKNEDNSDSYLRQAHRRMELHNDGTYVDERTDFVLMMKMEEQNMEGGDSLLLHIDDWQDLDKFYNHPLAKQDIVWGSPPSKKVDYKLEHPVFFEEDSNGKPHMLFIDQFAEPQNMRQGLYLYEMGESLEAEENCFNVRVPVGSMLVVQNHCWLHGRDKFVPHPGLSRELLRQRGHFTKA from the coding sequence ATGTCAGCGATCGAGAAATTACAGGCCAATTCTGCTGAAACCTCTGGTTTCAGCGTTCACTCATTTGCCGCCAATCAGCGTCTGCAGGTAGTTACATTGTCCGAACAGGTGCTGAACCGGTTTGAAACCGAAACCCGTCAGTGGGGTGTTCAGGCGCTGGAGTACAAACCATTCCTGCGTTTTGCTATTGCCGATAAGCTGGATCAGTTGTGCAGTGGTGAACTCGGTGAGTGCCTTAACCGGATTATGCGCAACCGTGATCAGGCCGGTTTCCTGCTGCAGTATGAGGGGCAGGCGGAAGATGATCAGACCGAGCTGAACGTTAAGCTCTCCACGGCTGTGTCACATCTGATCGGTATGCCTAACTTTGACTCCATGTATGGCAAGTACTACGCCCGCTTTACGGTGAAAAATGAAGACAACAGTGACAGCTACCTGCGTCAGGCTCACCGCCGTATGGAGCTGCATAATGACGGTACATACGTAGATGAACGCACCGATTTTGTTCTGATGATGAAGATGGAAGAGCAGAACATGGAGGGCGGTGATTCCCTGCTGCTGCACATCGATGACTGGCAGGATCTGGATAAATTCTACAATCACCCGCTGGCAAAACAGGATATCGTCTGGGGTTCTCCGCCAAGCAAGAAGGTGGATTACAAACTGGAGCACCCGGTGTTCTTCGAAGAGGACAGTAACGGTAAGCCGCATATGCTGTTTATCGACCAGTTTGCGGAGCCACAGAACATGCGTCAGGGTCTTTACCTGTACGAGATGGGCGAATCGCTGGAGGCGGAAGAGAATTGCTTTAACGTGCGGGTGCCTGTAGGTTCTATGCTGGTTGTACAGAACCACTGCTGGCTGCATGGCCGTGATAAATTTGTGCCGCATCCGGGCCTGTCCCGTGAGCTGCTGCGTCAGCGCGGCCACTTTACAAAAGCCTGA
- the csiR gene encoding DNA-binding transcriptional regulator CsiR, producing MTAQTRLNPAQSSDNFAAQVLGQLKQDILSGYFNPGEKLKMARLKERYQVGVGPLREALSQLLVEQLVVVENQRGFTVHPISAEELEDIYQTRAEIEALCISQAIDKGDDAWEAGILAAAHQLNKSSHLLEQDNPQNIQQWEALHQAFHKAIAAGCQSPTLLHVRRSLYEKASRYRNYWLKENMLDKVVFDANQKEHQTLTDALLARDKATAVALIRQHILSPYRLLKDSIRF from the coding sequence ATGACAGCGCAAACCCGCCTGAACCCGGCCCAGAGCAGCGACAATTTTGCCGCTCAGGTACTGGGGCAACTGAAGCAGGACATTCTTAGCGGTTACTTTAATCCGGGTGAAAAACTCAAGATGGCGCGTCTGAAAGAGCGTTATCAGGTGGGTGTCGGCCCTCTGCGGGAAGCGCTTTCTCAGTTGCTGGTAGAACAACTGGTGGTGGTCGAAAACCAGCGCGGTTTCACCGTACACCCGATCAGCGCTGAAGAGCTGGAAGATATCTATCAGACCCGGGCGGAGATTGAAGCACTCTGCATCAGTCAGGCCATTGATAAAGGCGATGACGCCTGGGAAGCAGGTATTCTTGCCGCAGCCCATCAGTTGAATAAATCATCTCACCTGCTGGAACAGGATAATCCGCAGAACATTCAGCAGTGGGAAGCACTGCATCAGGCTTTTCACAAGGCGATAGCCGCTGGCTGCCAGTCACCGACACTGTTGCATGTTCGCCGCTCCCTGTATGAGAAAGCCTCCCGCTACCGAAACTACTGGCTGAAAGAAAACATGCTCGACAAAGTGGTGTTTGATGCCAATCAAAAAGAACATCAGACCCTGACCGACGCGCTTCTGGCACGCGATAAAGCCACTGCAGTGGCGCTGATCAGGCAACATATTCTCAGCCCTTACCGTCTGCTGAAGGACTCTATCCGTTTCTGA
- a CDS encoding ABC transporter substrate-binding protein, producing the protein MCVLRADRCRALFASLLLLFAPLLAADTLRIGYVISRTVDDMFYGPVVAFMQQAANDLEVELVVIEANDNHLQVADLVAEQLNGDHPLDAVIAVSVKESGARILKVCEQASVPLFIENSAILDTAVGSPRQYFPWYIGEMLPDDEMAGYVLAKYLIQQSLINHPNHPATLVAISGPFGTSASLEREKGLMRAVEEFPDTELYQVVRANWEREKAQRAFEHLLKRYPDISAVWTASDGMALGVADALEGMDDSQATILVGGVDWSLDGVEGVHQRVIQASAGGHFMEGAWALISVHDYLKGHDFANSEGLKMKTDMSLLSAENYQRYARLIEPATWSRIDFKRFSKVYNPQLKNYDFSLPSVLRSVSEE; encoded by the coding sequence ATGTGTGTTTTACGTGCCGACAGATGTCGTGCCCTGTTTGCTTCCCTGCTCCTGCTGTTTGCCCCCCTGCTGGCCGCTGATACCCTTCGCATTGGTTACGTAATCTCACGTACCGTAGACGATATGTTCTACGGGCCGGTCGTTGCCTTTATGCAGCAGGCCGCCAACGATCTGGAAGTTGAGCTGGTTGTCATTGAAGCCAACGATAACCACCTTCAGGTGGCTGACCTTGTGGCTGAACAGCTTAACGGTGACCATCCTCTGGACGCTGTGATTGCTGTCAGCGTGAAAGAGAGCGGCGCCCGGATTCTGAAAGTCTGCGAACAGGCATCCGTTCCCCTGTTCATCGAAAATTCTGCCATTCTGGATACCGCTGTAGGCAGCCCCAGGCAGTACTTCCCCTGGTACATTGGTGAAATGCTGCCCGACGATGAGATGGCGGGTTATGTACTGGCGAAATACCTGATCCAGCAAAGCCTGATCAATCACCCCAATCATCCGGCAACGCTGGTAGCGATCAGCGGACCGTTTGGCACCTCGGCCTCGCTGGAGCGGGAAAAAGGCCTGATGCGGGCAGTAGAGGAATTTCCGGACACCGAGCTGTATCAGGTAGTACGGGCTAACTGGGAGAGGGAAAAAGCCCAACGGGCTTTTGAACATCTGCTAAAACGTTACCCGGATATCAGTGCCGTATGGACGGCCAGTGACGGCATGGCGCTGGGCGTAGCCGATGCCCTGGAGGGGATGGATGACTCTCAGGCTACTATTCTGGTGGGTGGAGTAGACTGGTCTCTGGATGGGGTCGAAGGGGTTCATCAGCGCGTTATTCAGGCCAGTGCCGGCGGCCACTTTATGGAGGGTGCCTGGGCGCTGATCAGTGTTCACGATTATCTCAAAGGGCATGACTTCGCCAACAGCGAAGGGCTGAAAATGAAAACCGATATGAGCCTGCTCTCCGCTGAGAACTACCAGCGCTATGCCCGGCTGATCGAACCTGCCACCTGGTCCAGAATCGACTTCAAACGATTCTCCAAAGTCTATAACCCGCAGCTAAAAAACTATGACTTCAGTTTACCCAGTGTACTCAGGTCGGTCTCAGAGGAATAA
- a CDS encoding antibiotic biosynthesis monooxygenase family protein — translation MYAVIFRAQTGKQDQAYADTVARMRQLAFEKYACLEFVALTEGDQEIAISYWRCEADILAWKQDPEHALAQQQGRDQWYRGYSVEVVELKRRYQFPAE, via the coding sequence ATGTATGCGGTGATTTTCCGGGCACAAACCGGGAAGCAGGATCAGGCGTACGCGGATACGGTGGCGCGGATGCGGCAACTGGCATTCGAAAAATATGCTTGCCTTGAGTTTGTGGCCCTGACTGAAGGGGATCAGGAGATTGCGATCTCTTACTGGCGCTGCGAAGCGGACATTCTGGCCTGGAAGCAAGACCCGGAACACGCACTGGCTCAGCAGCAGGGCCGGGATCAATGGTATCGCGGCTACAGTGTCGAAGTGGTTGAATTGAAGCGGCGTTATCAGTTTCCTGCTGAGTAA
- a CDS encoding LysE family translocator → MQELLTFSVVALLLVMSPGPNGVLIVKTASVGGRAPAFANIAGLFSATFCHGAFSIFGLSALLLQSAELFLLIKLLGAAYLFYIGARAIFASFRAADVAARERLPASMKKPQARGLGGSFVEGFLTQLLNPKVSMFYLAAFPQFLDFSTPGYASAFVLVAIHAVLIALWFFGVTLAIDRIRARAGEGRAGRWVQRLSGSVMIYFSSLLLTHRA, encoded by the coding sequence ATGCAGGAGCTTCTGACTTTTTCTGTGGTGGCATTGTTATTGGTGATGTCACCGGGTCCCAATGGTGTCCTGATCGTCAAGACCGCTTCGGTTGGCGGACGCGCACCGGCTTTCGCCAATATCGCCGGATTGTTCAGTGCAACCTTCTGTCATGGTGCATTTTCTATCTTTGGCTTGTCAGCGCTGCTGTTGCAGTCGGCAGAACTGTTTCTGCTGATTAAGTTGCTCGGTGCCGCTTACCTTTTCTATATTGGTGCCCGTGCAATCTTCGCCTCGTTTCGTGCTGCTGACGTTGCTGCCCGGGAGCGCTTGCCGGCCAGTATGAAAAAGCCACAAGCCAGAGGGTTGGGGGGAAGCTTTGTCGAAGGTTTTCTTACCCAGTTGCTTAACCCGAAAGTGTCGATGTTTTATCTGGCAGCTTTTCCGCAGTTTCTCGATTTTTCAACGCCGGGCTATGCCAGCGCATTTGTTCTGGTGGCCATTCATGCGGTGCTGATCGCGTTGTGGTTTTTCGGCGTGACTCTGGCCATTGACCGGATTCGTGCCCGTGCCGGAGAGGGCAGAGCAGGCCGTTGGGTGCAGCGTTTATCCGGCAGTGTCATGATCTATTTCAGCAGTTTGCTGCTGACTCACAGGGCCTGA
- a CDS encoding DMT family transporter — protein MHSKKIQSDLILLLVAAIWGFAFVAQRLGMESLGPFGFNAFRFMLGALSLLPLLLLFKASPEHCNKSLLKSGVIAGSVLFAGASLQQAGLLYTTAGNAGFITGLYIILVPILGLAVGQRTIINTWIGGLLAVLGLYLLSFQDLGAVNFGDILELLGAACWAAHVLLIGKLAPKLDNLRLAITQFAVCAMLSGIVALFIEADSFNLENAVSSWAPIAYAGLISVGIAYTLQIVAQKHAPPAHAAIIMSLEAVAAALGGWWMLNEQFSTAGLIGCGLMLLGMLISQLPALIKREKQIAQVE, from the coding sequence ATGCATTCCAAGAAAATACAATCCGATCTGATTCTGCTGCTGGTCGCCGCGATCTGGGGCTTCGCTTTTGTTGCCCAACGTCTGGGCATGGAGTCTCTCGGGCCTTTTGGCTTTAACGCCTTCCGCTTTATGCTGGGCGCCCTGTCACTGCTGCCACTGTTACTGCTGTTTAAAGCCAGCCCGGAACACTGCAATAAAAGCCTGCTTAAGAGCGGCGTGATTGCTGGCTCAGTTCTGTTTGCAGGTGCCTCGCTGCAACAGGCCGGCCTGCTCTACACCACCGCAGGTAATGCCGGTTTTATCACCGGTCTGTACATTATACTGGTACCGATTCTCGGATTAGCCGTGGGACAGCGCACCATTATCAACACCTGGATCGGTGGACTGCTGGCTGTACTGGGGCTCTACTTGCTGAGCTTTCAGGATCTCGGCGCGGTCAACTTTGGTGACATTCTCGAGCTGCTGGGTGCCGCCTGCTGGGCAGCCCATGTGCTGCTGATTGGCAAACTTGCCCCCAAGCTGGACAACCTGCGACTAGCCATTACCCAGTTTGCTGTCTGCGCCATGCTCAGTGGCATCGTTGCGCTGTTTATTGAAGCCGACAGCTTTAACCTTGAAAATGCTGTCAGCTCCTGGGCGCCAATTGCGTATGCAGGTCTGATCTCCGTGGGGATCGCTTATACGCTGCAGATTGTTGCCCAGAAACATGCACCTCCGGCCCATGCAGCAATTATCATGAGTCTGGAAGCCGTCGCCGCTGCACTCGGTGGCTGGTGGATGCTGAATGAGCAGTTCAGCACCGCCGGTTTGATCGGTTGCGGGCTGATGCTGCTCGGCATGCTGATCTCACAATTGCCAGCTTTGATAAAACGGGAAAAACAGATTGCACAAGTTGAATAA
- a CDS encoding CobW family GTP-binding protein, translating to MHKLNNIPTNLITGFLGVGKTTAINRLLEQKPETETWAILVNEFGQIGIDQATLPQSSNGLILKELPGGCICCAQGPALSSTLTTLIRRTRPDRLLIEPTGIGHPAGIIDLLQGAQFNQVLSLQSVICLLDPRALDQPEVVSNPSFQDQLNLADLVLINKTDLASSAQLSAAREYISALYPAKQHVLETTRGELDPALLDHQRSAHFASQFPLAHQQTPVAEPVLTPGLQLAPLPGAPFFRDGQGTGLFSAGWVFNPNDKFRSQALFTLLDSLQDCQRAKGVFYTDRGWLLYNRVGEETDISPIAYRRDSRLELISHRKPDWHPVNAQLMACLMQP from the coding sequence TTGCACAAGTTGAATAATATACCGACTAACCTGATCACCGGGTTTCTCGGCGTTGGTAAAACCACCGCGATCAACAGGCTGCTGGAGCAAAAACCAGAAACGGAGACCTGGGCGATACTGGTCAATGAGTTCGGCCAGATCGGCATCGATCAGGCCACCCTGCCCCAGTCCTCAAACGGCCTGATCCTCAAAGAACTCCCCGGCGGCTGTATCTGCTGTGCTCAGGGGCCCGCTCTCAGCAGCACCCTGACGACACTGATCCGTCGTACCCGCCCTGACCGGCTGTTAATTGAACCGACCGGTATCGGACATCCGGCAGGGATCATCGATCTGCTGCAGGGAGCCCAGTTTAATCAGGTTCTCTCCCTGCAGTCGGTAATCTGCCTGCTGGATCCGCGTGCGCTGGATCAGCCGGAGGTGGTCAGCAATCCAAGCTTTCAGGATCAACTGAATCTGGCAGATCTGGTTCTGATCAACAAAACCGACCTGGCCAGCAGCGCACAGCTCAGCGCAGCCCGGGAATATATCAGTGCACTGTACCCGGCCAAACAGCATGTGCTGGAAACAACCCGGGGTGAGCTTGATCCGGCACTGCTCGATCATCAGCGCAGCGCGCACTTCGCCAGCCAGTTTCCTCTGGCCCATCAACAGACCCCCGTGGCTGAGCCTGTTCTGACACCGGGGCTACAGTTAGCTCCCCTGCCCGGCGCGCCCTTTTTCAGGGATGGACAGGGTACCGGTCTGTTCAGTGCCGGCTGGGTCTTTAATCCAAACGATAAATTCCGCAGCCAGGCGCTGTTCACGCTGCTCGATTCCCTGCAGGACTGCCAGCGTGCGAAGGGCGTGTTTTATACCGATCGCGGCTGGTTGCTGTATAACCGGGTCGGCGAGGAAACCGACATCAGCCCGATTGCCTATCGGCGAGATAGCCGGCTTGAGCTGATCAGTCACCGCAAGCCCGACTGGCACCCCGTCAACGCACAACTGATGGCGTGCCTGATGCAACCCTGA